A single genomic interval of Aedes aegypti strain LVP_AGWG chromosome 1, AaegL5.0 Primary Assembly, whole genome shotgun sequence harbors:
- the LOC110676137 gene encoding ERC protein 2-like isoform X2 encodes MLSPSSLDEIKERISKNEEKIHVLQAINNVLKERHEIESNYKNLALKFRDMQEEESLRRAKFDEARKRQLEELQAKGEALCREKAKLQHQIEHVTWHLEGCRRRRPCLARLPENCPLKGDAPSCLPHSPEKLKIMANMKSTADHLVRGIMDLRKKIHIVQDKLEHEVARKKDMEKKLSELRKQICQHNKCMQQAGHREHAHHHAHHHHHHGGVGGGGAGAGGGGGGHGGTLLPPIKNCMAAK; translated from the exons AAATTCACGTGCTGCAAGCCATCAACAACGTCCTGAAGGAGCGCCATGAAATCGAGTCCAACTACAAGAATCTGGCGCTAAAGTTCCGCGACATGCAAGAGGAGGAGTCCCTCCGGAGGGCGAAG TTCGATGAAGCACGCAAAAGGCAACTGGAAGAGCTACAGGCCAAAGGCGAGGCGCTCTGCCGGGAAAAGGCGAAACTACAGCACCAGATCGAACACGTCACGTGGCACCTGGAGGGATGCCGACGGAGGCGACCCTGCTTGGCACGGTTACCGGAGAACTGTCCGCTCAAGGGGGACGCGCCGAGCTGTTTGCCGCATTCACCGGAGAAACTGAAGATTATG GCAAACATGAAGAGTACTGCAGATCATCTGGTCCGTGGAATCATGGATTTGCGGAAAAAGATTCACATCGTCCAGGATAAGTTAGAACATGAAGTTGCG CGCAAAAAGGATATGGAAAAGAAGTTGTCTGAACTGCGGAAGCAGATCTGCCAACATAATAAATGTATGCAACAAGCGGGACATCGAGAACACGCCCATCACCATGCTCACCATCATCACCATCACGGGGGAGTAGGAGGTGGGGGTGCTGGAGCTGGGGGTGGAGGAGGTGGCCATGGAGGCACCTTGTTGCCACCGATCAAAAACTGCATGGCGGCCAAATAG
- the LOC110676137 gene encoding ERC protein 2-like isoform X1, whose amino-acid sequence MLSPSSLDEIKERISKNEEKIHVLQAINNVLKERHEIESNYKNLALKFRDMQEEESLRRAKVCSFDEARKRQLEELQAKGEALCREKAKLQHQIEHVTWHLEGCRRRRPCLARLPENCPLKGDAPSCLPHSPEKLKIMANMKSTADHLVRGIMDLRKKIHIVQDKLEHEVARKKDMEKKLSELRKQICQHNKCMQQAGHREHAHHHAHHHHHHGGVGGGGAGAGGGGGGHGGTLLPPIKNCMAAK is encoded by the exons AAATTCACGTGCTGCAAGCCATCAACAACGTCCTGAAGGAGCGCCATGAAATCGAGTCCAACTACAAGAATCTGGCGCTAAAGTTCCGCGACATGCAAGAGGAGGAGTCCCTCCGGAGGGCGAAGGTTTGCAGT TTCGATGAAGCACGCAAAAGGCAACTGGAAGAGCTACAGGCCAAAGGCGAGGCGCTCTGCCGGGAAAAGGCGAAACTACAGCACCAGATCGAACACGTCACGTGGCACCTGGAGGGATGCCGACGGAGGCGACCCTGCTTGGCACGGTTACCGGAGAACTGTCCGCTCAAGGGGGACGCGCCGAGCTGTTTGCCGCATTCACCGGAGAAACTGAAGATTATG GCAAACATGAAGAGTACTGCAGATCATCTGGTCCGTGGAATCATGGATTTGCGGAAAAAGATTCACATCGTCCAGGATAAGTTAGAACATGAAGTTGCG CGCAAAAAGGATATGGAAAAGAAGTTGTCTGAACTGCGGAAGCAGATCTGCCAACATAATAAATGTATGCAACAAGCGGGACATCGAGAACACGCCCATCACCATGCTCACCATCATCACCATCACGGGGGAGTAGGAGGTGGGGGTGCTGGAGCTGGGGGTGGAGGAGGTGGCCATGGAGGCACCTTGTTGCCACCGATCAAAAACTGCATGGCGGCCAAATAG